One part of the Glycine max cultivar Williams 82 chromosome 14, Glycine_max_v4.0, whole genome shotgun sequence genome encodes these proteins:
- the LOC100817395 gene encoding calcium uptake protein, mitochondrial: MGVYLPILRLEFAHYDYQSRQTISAKDFALSMVASADMSHLGRLLERVDGLNDDPRLKDARLTFEDLKNFAELRKKLLPFSLALFSFGEVNGLLTRDDFQRAASHVYGISLSNIVVEIVFHLFDANRDGNLSFDEFVRVLHKREKDVAQPVETGIMGWLSCGGNRMHNPLSSWMFS; this comes from the exons ATGGGGGTTTATCTACCG ATTCTGAGGCTGGAGTTTGCTCATTATGACTACCAATCTCGACAAACCATATCAGCCAAGGACTTTGCGCTCTCCATGGTTGCTTCTGCCGACATGAGTCATCTAGGCAGGTTGCTTGAACGGGTTGATGGATTGAATGATGATCCACGCCTTAAGGATGCACGtctcacatttgaggacttaaAAAACTTTGCAGAGCTACGGAAAAAGTTACTGCCATTTTCTTTGGCCCTTTTCAGTTTTGGAGAAGTAAATGGCCTGTTGACAAGAGACGATTTTCAGAGAGCAGCATCACAT GTATATGGCATATCTCTCTCGAACATTGTGGTTGAAATTGTTTTCCATTTGTTTGATGCAAATCGGGATGGAAACCTAAGTTTTGATGAGTTTGTTAGAGTGCTACACAAGCGTGAAAAGGATGTTGCACAGCCCGTGGAGACAGGAATAATGGGCTGGTTGTCTTGTGGCGGGAATCGTATGCATAACCCTTTATCTTCATGGATGTTTTCCTGA